In Vidua chalybeata isolate OUT-0048 chromosome 4, bVidCha1 merged haplotype, whole genome shotgun sequence, the genomic window agaaataaatactttctcTTTAGAACTTACCAAGTTTGCTGGTAGGCCTGACAAAAGCTACAATCCTTGTAACAATATCCTCTATTTGGACATGTCCCTGAAGAGAAATTTCGTTAACACTCATCTTTTTGAAGACATACACATTTTGCCACAGTATATTGGCTGACTCTAGGGCAGCTTTCACAGCATTCACCTTGCTTGCCACAGGAGTTTGTAAAATGCAGGAGTTGAAAGGATTGTATCCATCCACTACGTATTAATCCTTCAGCCAGGGACAATTAACAGTTTGTACACACAACTCAGCAGACTTTGATCAACAGGTCCTTTCAGCTACACTTCCATGCTTTGTGCAGCAGAAGGCCCATATAATTggctgaattttcttttttgtagtCATCAGACCTTACACAGAAATCAGTCAGTTCTCTTACCCTGTCTGTGGATAAGCTCCTCCCTCTGCAGAACCATTCAGCAAGACCTGTAtcaccccagagctgtgctgtgcataCTGCAATAGATAACAATGCTTTTCAGATCTCACAGATTTGTCATGTAACTTGGTATTTTATTGCAAACAACAGTAACCAAGGAAAGAATTTTACCACAAAGAATATCAGAACTGCAAAAATAATACTAGACTAGCACCCTAGCAGGTCACTGAAGTAAAAAGGGCAGGAACCAAACAGGCCATGGTTTACTTCAATGATTCTTCTCAAGCTATTTTCTCACATTCATAAGTAGTTTCTTCAGCACAAGAAGAAAGCATTTTGACATTCTCTGTTGAGTTTGATATGTGAGTAAGGGTTTTCAGCAAGGCTGTCAAATTAGGACCTGTAATCAGCAGACAGTCAGTGTGCTTACTGTGCTTAGTATATGGTTTCTATTAACAAAGCTAACAGAATTTTAACACATTATCTAGCTAAGGTGAGTGTTAAGTTCTCCTTGCTAAAATACTGCAGCCAGTCTAAAACGGTGTGTTTGTGTCAGGGGAAATAATCCAGTGTAGTTAGAGGTTTAAATCTGTTTTGAACTAGCAATGTTTTCCTGAATCACACTGGACACACCCACAGATGTATGAAGTCAGCactgataaaatatttacaatgaTTGAGGTCATCCTCCAGAAAGAATCCACTGCGTTGTTTTCACATTCCATCATGGTAGGGCAGGATTCATAGTCCAGGCCTGTAGGAAGGCATGCGATTTGTGCTATTAGAGAGATGATAATGACTATAAAAAGTGACTTTAGAAAGCAACTAAATATATTTGTACATTACTCACTGAACCCACAACCTATGTTTGACATAGCACTGAAAGCTGTTgtattttttcaataattttccATCCTTTATGTTTACACAAACAGTGACATTCTGAGGATTCAGTAATTTGGCTGAAATGGTTCTAACTCTGTTCCTGGGATGCAGGGAGCTCCTCAGAAGACTGAGAAAGAGGTTTATCCCCACTGCAGGACCATTTAGATTTCACTGTGTGCTCCCCTGACTACAGTGGTAAACATTCACATGATACAAGAGAGAACAAGACAGTGAAGCTATCCCAGATTTTTCATGGGCTAAGAGCAAATTTAGTTTCTCCAGGACACAGCAGTTGGTCTCTGTTATGGTTTTACAGACAAATGTTTAACATAGCACTCATTGTCTTACCAGGGCTGTCTGCCTGCCCACACCAGTTCAGAAGATCTCCAACAAAGCCAAACAGAGTATCAGCCAGAGGCATGTAGCGACGTCCTCTGTCAGCAAAGCTACTGACTAGTAGCTGATTATTTTCCCAGAAAAgagactaggaaaaaaaaaacatagagaAGAAATGTACCAACACTTAGGTGCGGACACAGTGAGATTACGGGGTAttgaaaacagctgaaaacatgttttagtatttctttcaaaatcaagTTAATAACCAGAAATGTTAGCTATCTGTTTAAAGGAACAAAGTTTTTCAATTTTCCAGAGGTATAAATTCTGATCACAAGTGACTTGAGGAACAGTACTAGTTTGATGAGAAAGGATATAGTCCTCTTTTAAATATAGATAGGTCTAGCTCTGCCTGCCTCAGCAGACAGATttaggggaagaagaaaaaaggaagatagTTTTACACCAGATATATGTTACCAGAAATCTCTCACGTTGCTATGTTGGCTTACGGTGTGAAAAAACCCCATATGTCTAGatgttatttctgtgtttgtagAACTCTGCATGAATTAAGCTATGTTGACAGTAGTATTTGTTGGTTTAGCTTGTATCATTTAGAAATGAGGAACAATTGTGCTAGAGGAAAAGCTGCATTAAAACACAACACATCGTTTGCACTTCCACAGTTCTTCGCAATTGCCAGCACATCAAACCCTTACTGTTCTCTGGCATAGAACAACGTCCTctctcatttctgcttttgcttgttCAGTGTGTCAATGTTTAACATGGCACTGTCATGAGACTTAGCTGAGAGGAGTAAAAGCAAAAGGTGATAGCAGGCACATCATTTGTAGCCAGAGCACCTAATTTAAGGAAAAGTAGAAGTGGAAGTTCAGGGACTATGGCAGAGCTTCCAGcacaacaggaaaaatgggggatCTCTGTAGTACGAAAGGAGAGACATTGCTGAGAAGTTACTCATAAAATAAATGGAGCCAAACACATTGAAACATGCTATCAAGTCTGAGTCCAGTTTATAAACTACAGAGTCTAGTTTACAAACTACAGACGGGTCAAAAAGAGTGACTCATAAATCAGTTACAGAATGACTCGTCAATTTTGAGCTGTGTCATGTAAAGTCTGTTGTACGTCACAGGGCAATtaacataaaaaattattaccTTGTTAGGTGGAATCGTGTGAAATGTGAGGTTGATAAATAATTCATAATCCTTAGGTAGAATGCTGCAAGGATCCTTgttaataaatgcatttttaaatgcttcccaTATTTGTGTACAATTCTTCTCACtgtaatcattaaaaaaaatagcaaaattgttttttcaaaGCTGAGCAAGAAAGATACTTGTTCTCAACTCCTTCAAATACCCCAATTAAAATCTGTATAAGGCTAAAGCAGAAAACTGAAGCTAGTGTGTAAAAAACTTGTAGCTCAGGAAGAGCATAGAGATCTTGTCTTCTGAGTCATAACTGAAGCAGATAAGGAAGAAGTAGCAAGGAAAATATTAGAATTTAGAGTGTGGAATTAGAAACACATTATGATTCAACAAAAATCTTAGTAGGTATGGAATACATAGGGAGTTATCCTACACTGTagaaattctgaagaaaaagctttctttgaaattttccaGATTCTAAAATAAACCATTTCAAATAAACCATAGCTAAATATCCAACACTGCTGGACTGCAATACTACACTTAAAATGTCAGATTCAAATACAGGATGAGCTGCTAAAAAGCTTTGATAGTAGAATAATGATGGTGACAAAGAGATGCCTTCGGCTTCTAGGCCCTGGGACTGTGGAGTTTTATCTTGTTGGAATGAGTACAATGACCAGGGActgtgtgacagggacacacactGTCACTATGCAGTAGCTACAAGAACTACAAGTATGTTGCTAGCATTCAACAGTTCAAGGGCTGAAATAAGACGCTAGGCTGTGCACTCCAACATTTCCCTTCTGCCAGCTCTCTCTTGAGGACAATAACCTCCATGGAGGGACAAGACGGGCTGTCTACAGATGGAAGTGTCCTATCTCTTTGGACTTTCAGGATCTCACCTGTCACAGCTCTGAGCCTGCCTGGAGTAATAAAGAAGGGAATTTCTACTTTCACCAGTTTTCCACAGTACCTTCCCTACATAATGCTGTGACAATGTCTATGCCAGGAACACTCTGCACAACAGAATAATTACTTTATGTGCATACAGCCTTCCTAACATGAATAGCTGTCATTGCAAAGCTCTAGCTTGAACAATAGTAGTCCTGATAAGTAAATCAAACTTTGCCATTACAATGTTTTGCTCATTAAGTATCATCCATACACAGCATGGTTTCTGCTGGTACAGATTCTTTGGGGAGCTGCTTTGTGACACTGAATGTCACAGACACTTTAAAGAAGCCCTTGTGATAAGCTATGCAGGAAACAGACCACAGATTTTCTTGTAGAAATCTCTGGTCATGCTTCCCACAACTATATAAAAATTCCCTAGATACTATAAGCAGATATAGATCTTGACCTGAAAATTTTCAGTGATGCAGTATGATCCTTAATCAGTAGTTTCAAGGTTTAAACAGATTTACTTAATAAAAGAATTTGAACCCTATTTCTGATTTCAAGCTGTTATACTTTGGCTTCTGACAATTGTATATACTTAGGTTTCATTTTGCTAAAGAGCTTTCTACTTGAAGCACTTACGTTAGTACTTGTGGGTTATGATCAACTGAACTTTTAAGATCTTTCTTGACAGGTGCATCCCTCAGTAACTTTCTAGTTAATTCacatattgctttttttttcatgacttCTCACCCAGTTTTGAACAGCTTGTAAATCAAAAGGATTATTCTGCTCTGATACTCAAAACTTCTTAGCTAGCAAAAACACTTATTGAAACTACAGGGTGGTGAAGGACTGCAGTTCAGGACAATTCCTTCTAATCTTTTAGACCCTAATAAGTCAGATTAATTTCACACTATTTagttaaaaaattgttttcaaagcTTTCATGATATGctacaaataaacaaatatggAAGAAAAGCATTAGAGGAACATTTGTGTTATTTAGCCTACTCATGTTAGGAAACATCAAATGGTCTTAATTTGACATTGGTCTTAATTCAGTGGTCTTAATTCAATGGTCTTAATTCAAACTCCTCACTTCTGCATGGCCACAGCATTTTGTAAAATGCTTCTTTGGATTGCCATTTTGCATATTCTGTTTCAACACATGGGAAAGTTTTTATTATGTTCCTATAAACATATTTATGTTTTAACTATCTTGCAGTGTAAAGACATGCTTTGCTAGCTTCCTTTAAGTTagcaaagtatttttagaaaatttgtGCATAAATTCAGAAGCAAAACCTATCCGCGTGGTCACATCTCTATAAAAGCTAGCCAGGGGCAACTAAGAAACAGACAATGAACAGAAAGGGctattaataattataatatcTATTTTGCACCTGTGCAATAtgaaatttctattttgtttggATTACATTATTTGCTTATACACctcagggaaagagaaaaatccccACGTTATAAGAAAACAGTTGTGTAGCTCTTCTTTCAATAATGCCATTTTTGGTCTAAATTCAGGAAAATAGTCCTAATGCCCTGCCTGGCTTCATGCTATCCTGAGCAAGAATACTTTGATGAACACATTCAAACCTCTCAATTTCAAAATCATGTTGTGAAAATGTAACCAGAATTCAGTAAATCCCAAAACTATCATAAAGATGAGACATGTTTTACATAGAAATGTTTTCCAGAATATTGCATTTATATCTCTAACAGTCCAAATCAGTTAACAATATGGTTCAAATTTCTACAATAACTATTCTTTATGTTGCTCATTTCAGCATATTCTGTATTATTATTCATGTCCTGCTTCAGATATAAATGAAGTGGCATCTGTTAAGTCCTGCAAAAGCTCTACCTATCTAGAGCCTACTGCAAGACCAGATTACCTATACAACTAAGTTCACATATAATATATTGTAGGAATGTAGAAATCTACACTTAAAGTTTACTTTCACCTTCCTTTGTGACATGTTTATAAATTTGCCAAGCTTGAACTGTTTCACTTAAATTCATGCACTGTGTTACTTCCATTAGGAtgatcttttttccttcataagaaacttgaaagaaaacacttctgaaaGGTTAGGAGTGTTATTGTGCAGAAGTATattgttttgtctttgttaaaagcaaaaaaaaattttaagtcCTTTATCTTCCTCTTTTGCAACAGGAACTGAAAATGGGAGGTTGGACAATTGAGGTGATTTTTGAAGTATCACCTAACCCTGTTTTAAGACAGCAATTCAATGCTACAGGAACCCAGATAGGGCCCCTCTGCAAATACCTCTTCACACTTTTAGGACAAGTTTTTAATGGCAGAATAAAGGGCTGAACTCCAGGAGATTGtccttcttattttcttcctttttactgAAGCCCTTACAATGCAAGGAAGACAGAAAAGTGCTCATTTTAACAAAGTGTGTGATTTACCTCCAGTTCTGTATAATTACCACAGCCAATAGAAGCTCACAGATCCTACTTGAGCAGTTGATTAGTACTTAATTTTTCAGGTGGATAAGCTAAACAGGTTTCTTTAATACCAAAGGATAGCTATGAAATGAGGTATTCCCCTTTGTACATGACCTGACATACAGGCATGCAAGGCAAAGCTGGTCTTCCCAGGACTGCTGTCAGATTTGGTACTTCTAAAACACCATCCCTGTCATTTCTGTGTGTTGCTCTCCTTGCAGAAAGTaactggggaggggggggggtggcaaaaaaagtgaaataaagaaCTGAAGGATCAAAAATCTTACCTCAATTACACTACTTTACTTAAAATATTATATCTGTCaaagtaattttgtaattttgttgtTTCCAGACAGCTACAAGCATGTTGGCTTCAAAAGGATCACTTTTATGGCTAGAAGCAAATCATCAAGCTTCTGATTAACAACCATTTTGTACAGAACATAAAAAACTAATCCAGAAACAAGCAAAACTTACCCAACAGCAGGATTCACAATTCTAATATAATCATAGCATCTTCCAATGACAATACTTTCCAGGTTTTGAGTAGTACCTTCAcctttccatttccttccctgCACTCCTGAGAAGCTGTTCATACACAGAACAGAGacaaataaaagaggaaaaaaaaggctcatCATCATGAATTCTTGACAATCCAAactcttaaaaggaaaaaaaagaaataaaaaagtagaGTTCAATGGTACAATTTAAATGGAAACCTGCAGTCTGAACgtttaatattttcagtactAGCTACAGCTCAGTACACAAGACAAAAGCGGAAAAGAAAACCTTACTGGAAAATATAACCTAACTATTTCCTGAAACGATTGCAGCACAGGGATACATCACTTCCTCGTGTCTAAACTATTCCCTACTTCAGAAAAACGAGAAACTTTTAAGGCCACCTGGTGATAACTGAAGAGAATTGCAGTGTATCTCCgtaaagggaggaaaaacacCCTTGCCACTTGCATACTTAGGATGCCTTTGGTTCGCTTAATAGTTGTTGCTGTGCTACACTTTCTTAAACTATCAAAAAAATGCttgaaagcataaaaaaaaaaaaaaaaaaaacaccaaaaaaaccccaaaaaaccactaAAATGCGCAGTTACAGCAACGACAGTGTAAATACCCAAGTCGTCGAGTTATCTTGTATCACACAGAGGGGTAACATTAGTCAGCTGACAGTGGCATTTTGGTGTGATGACATGCGCATCATGTCTTTGTGAAAAAAACCTGCCTTGCAGTCATTAATCATAATGAAACACATAAGGAGTATGACTTATATCTTGTGCACTGAACAAAtgtcttcagcttctgctgTCATTCTCCTCCAGGTTCTTCCCCTAAGTACTCTGT contains:
- the LOC128786902 gene encoding ADP-ribosyl cyclase/cyclic ADP-ribose hydrolase 2-like isoform X2, whose product is MMMSLFFPLLFVSVLCMNSFSGVQGRKWKGEGTTQNLESIVIGRCYDYIRIVNPAVGEKNCTQIWEAFKNAFINKDPCSILPKDYELFINLTFHTIPPNKSLFWENNQLLVSSFADRGRRYMPLADTLFGFVGDLLNWCGQADSPGLDYESCPTMMECENNAVDSFWRMTSIIYAQHSSGVIQVLLNGSAEGGAYPQTGFFADYEIPNLQKDKISQVVIWVVDDIEGPDLDSCGTNSVKTLENRLKTLGFDVTCSDNYKSVMFLLCLDNPDDSKCALASLSVQICFSVLS
- the LOC128786902 gene encoding ADP-ribosyl cyclase/cyclic ADP-ribose hydrolase 2-like isoform X1; the encoded protein is MMMSLFFPLLFVSVLCMNSFSGVQGRKWKGEGTTQNLESIVIGRCYDYIRIVNPAVGEKNCTQIWEAFKNAFINKDPCSILPKDYELFINLTFHTIPPNKSLFWENNQLLVSSFADRGRRYMPLADTLFGFVGDLLNWCGQADSPGLDYESCPTMMECENNAVDSFWRMTSIIYAQHSSGVIQVLLNGSAEGGAYPQTGFFADYEIPNLQKDKISQVVIWVVDDIEGPDLDSCGTNSVKTLENRLKTLGFDVTCSDNYKSVMFLLCLDNPDDSKCALASSAPAAQRGPISSDRGGSWNKLMFVSFAGFLFRFALVY
- the LOC128786902 gene encoding ADP-ribosyl cyclase/cyclic ADP-ribose hydrolase 2-like isoform X3, translating into MMMSLFFPLLFVSVLCMNSFSGVQGRKWKGEGTTQNLESIVIGRCYDYIRIVNPAVGEKNCTQIWEAFKNAFINKDPCSILPKDYELFINLTFHTIPPNKSLFWENNQLLVSSFADRGRRYMPLADTLFGFVGDLLNWCGQADSPGLDYESCPTMMECENNAVDSFWRMTSIIYAQHSSGVIQVLLNGSAEGGAYPQTGFFADYEIPNLQKDKISQVVIWVVDDIEGPDLDSCGTNSVKTLENRLKTLGFDVTCSDNYKSVMFLLCLDNPDDSKCALASF